A stretch of the Arvicanthis niloticus isolate mArvNil1 chromosome 30, mArvNil1.pat.X, whole genome shotgun sequence genome encodes the following:
- the Chmp2a gene encoding charged multivesicular body protein 2a has protein sequence MDLLFGRRKTPEELLRQNQRALNRAMRELDRERQKLETQEKKIIADIKKMAKQGQMDAVRIMAKDLVRTRRYVRKFVLMRANIQAVSLKIQTLKSNNSMAQAMKGVTKAMGTMNRQLKLPQIQKIMMEFERQAEIMDMKEEMMNDAIDDAMGDEEDEEESDAVVSQVLDELGLSLTDELSNLPSTGGSLSVAAGGKKAEATASALADADADLEERLKNLRRD, from the exons ATGGACCTGTTGTTTGGGCGCCGGAAGACTCCAGAGGAACTACTTCGGCAAAACCAGAGGGCCCTGAACCGAGCCATGAGAGAGCTGGACAGGGAACGACAGAAACTAGAGacccaggaaaagaaaatcattgCAGACATCAAAAAGATGGCAAAGCAAGGCCAGATG GATGCTGTTCGAATCATGGCAAAAGACCTGGTGCGAACCAGGCGATATGTGCGCAAGTTTGTGTTGATGCGGGCCAACATCCAGGCTGTATCCCTCAAGATACAGACTCTAAAATCCAACAACTCAATGGCACAAGCCATGAAGGGTGTTACTAAGGCCATGGGCACCATGAACAGACAG cTGAAATTACCCCAGATCCAGAAGATCATGATGGAGTTTGAACGGCAGGCAGAGATCATggacatgaaagaagaaatgatgaATGATGCCATTGATGATGCCATGGGTGATGAGGAAGACGAAGAGGAAAG TGATGCTGTTGTGTCCCAGGTCCTGGATGAGCTGGGACTGAGCCTCACAGATGAACTGTCAA ACCTCCCCTCTACTGGAGGCTCACTCAGTGTGGCTGCTGGTGGAAAGAAAGCAGAGGCCACAGCCTCAGCCCTGGCTGATGCTGATGCAGACCTGGAAGAGAGGCTCAAGAACCTTCGCAGAGACTGA
- the Trim28 gene encoding transcription intermediary factor 1-beta gives MAASAAAATAAAAAVTASPAASGSSGSGEGSAGGEKRPAASSAAASSASAASPAGGGGEAQELLEHCGVCRERLRPERDPRLLPCLHSACSACLGPATPAAANNSGDGGSAGDGAMVDCPVCKQQCYSKDIVENYFMRDSGSKASSDSQDANQCCTSCEDNAPATSYCVECSEPLCETCVEAHQRVKYTKDHTVRSTGPAKTRDGERTVYCNVHKHEPLVLFCESCDTLTCRDCQLNAHKDHQYQFLEDAVRNQRKLLASLVKRLGDKHATLQKNTKEVRSSIRQVSDVQKRVQVDVKMAILQIMKELNKRGRVLVNDAQKVTEGQQERLERQHWTMTKIQKHQEHILRFASWALESDNNTALLLSKKLIYFQLHRALKMIVDPVEPHGEMKFQWDLNAWTKSAEAFGKIVAERPGTNSTGPGPMAPPRAPGPLSKQGSGSSQPMEVQEGYGFASDDPYSSAEPHVSGMKRSRSGEGEVSGLMRKVPRVSLERLDLDLTSDSQPPVFKVFPGSTTEDYNLIVIERGAAAAAAGQAGTVPPGAPGAPPLPGMAIVKEEETEAAIGAPPAAPEGPETKPVLMALTEGPGAEGPRLASPSGSTSSSLEVVAPEVTSAPVSGPGILDDSATICRVCQKPGDLVMCNQCEFCFHLDCHLPALQDVPGEEWSCSLCHVLPDLKEEDGSLSLDGADSTGVVAKLSPANQRKCERVLLALFCHEPCRPLHQLATDSTLSMEQPGGTLDLTLIRARLQEKLSPPYSSPQEFAQDVGRMFKQFNKLTEDKADVQSIIGLQRFFETRMNDAFGDTKFSAVLVEPPPLNLPNAGLSSQELSGPGDGP, from the exons ATGGCGGCCTCGGCGGCAGCGGCGACTGCAGCGGCAGCGGCCGTGACGGCCTCCCCCGCGGCCTCTGGCAGCTCAGGGTCGGGCGAGGGCTCGGCGGGCGGTGAGAAGCGCCCGGCCGCCTCTTCAGCCGCGGCGTCCTCTGCATCCGCGGCGTCCCCGGCGGGGGGCGGTGGCGAGGCGCAGGAGCTCCTGGAGCACTGCGGCGTGTGTCGCGAGCGCCTGCGGCCTGAGCGGGATCCTCGACTGCTGCCCTGCCTCCATTCGGCCTGTAGTGCCTGCCTGGGCCCCGCTACACCCGCCGCGGCGAATAATTCGGGGGATGGCGGCTCGGCGGGCGACGGCGCTA TGGTGGATTGTCCAGTGTGCAAGCAGCAGTGCTACTCCAAAGACATCGTGGAGAATTATTTCATGCGTGATAGTGGCAGTAAGGCCTCTTCTGACTCCCAGGATGCTAACCAG TGCTGCACTAGCTGTGAAGATAATGCCCCGGCCACTAGCTATTGTGTGGAGTGCTCTGAACCACTTTGTGAAACCTGTGTGGAGGCTCACCAGAGGGTGAAATACACCAAGGACCACACTGTGCGCTCCACAG GGCCGGCTAAGACTCGAGATGGAGAACGAACAGTCTATTGTAATGTACACAAGCATGAACCCCTTGTGCTGTTTTGTGAGAGCTGTGACACTCTCACTTGCCGGGACTGCCAGCTTAACGCTCACAAAGACCATCA GTACCAGTTCTTGGAAGATGCAGTGAGGAACCAACGTAAACTCTTGGCTTCATTGGTGAAACGTCTTGGGGACAAACATGCCACACTGCAGAAAAACACCAAGGAGGTTCGAAGCTC GATCCGCCAGGTGTCTGATGTGCAGAAGCGAGTACAGGTTGATGTCAAGATGGCCATTCTGCAGATCATGAAGGAGCTAAATAAGCGGGGCCGAGTTCTGGTCAATGATGCCCAG AAGGTGACCGAGGGTCAGCAGGAACGTCTGGAGCGGCAGCACTGGACCATGACCAAAATCCAGAAGCACCAGGAACACATTTTGCGATTTGCCTCTTGGGCTTTGGAGAGTGATAATAATACAGCTCTCTTGCTTTCGAAGAAGCTG ATCTATTTCCAGCTGCATCGGGCCCTCAAAATGATTGTGGATCCTGTGGAGCCTCATGGTGAGATGAAGTTTCAGTGGGATCTCAATGCCTGGACCAAGAGTGCTGAAGCCTTTg GTAAGATTGTGGCTGAGCGTCCTGGTACGAACTCCACAGGTCCTGGGCCCATGGCTCCTCCAAGAGCCCCAGGCCCCTTAAGCAAGCAAGGTTCTGGCAGTAGCCAG CCTATGGAAGTACAAGAGGGCTATGGCTTTGCATCAG ATGATCCGTACTCAAGTGCAGAGCCACATGTATCGGGCATGAAACG GTCCCGCTCTGGTGAGGGAGAGGTAAGTGGCCTCATGAGGAAGGTGCCACGTGTAAGCCTTGAACGCCTGGATCTGGATCTCACCTCTGATAGCCAGCCACCAGTCTTCAAGGTCTTTCCTGGAAGCACTACTGAGGACTACAATCTGATTGTTATTGAGCGTGGtgctgcagcagcagctgctggtcAGGCTGGGACTGTGCCACCAGGAGCCCCTGGTGCCCCACCCCTGCCTGGCATGGCCATTGTCAAG gaagaagagacagaagctgCTATTGGGGCCCCTCCTGCTGCCCCTGAGGGTCCTGAAACCAAGCCCGTGTTGATGGCTCTGACTGAAGGCCCTGGTGCTGAAGGACCTCGTCTAGCTTCACCTAGTGGCAGTACTAGCTCAAGCTTGGAGGTGGTGGCACCTGAGGTTACCTCAGCCCCAGTAAGTGGGCCAGGTATCCTGGATGACAGTGCTACTATCTGCCGTGTCTGCCAGAAGCCCGGTGACCTGGTCATGTGCAACCAGTGCGAGTTTTGCTTCCACCTGGAttgccacctccctgccctgcaGGATGTTCCAGG GGAGGAATGGAGTTGCTCGCTCTGCCACGTGCTGCCTGACCTAAAGGAGGAAGATGGAAGCCTTAGCCTGGATGGAGCAGATAGTACTGGTGTGGTAGCTAAACTATCACCAGCCAACCAGCGG AAATGTGAGCGTGTTCTGCTGGCCCTGTTCTGTCATGAACCATGCCGCCCTCTGCATCAGCTGGCTACTGACTCTACACTCTCCATG GAGCAGCCTGGTGGTACCCTAGACCTGACCTTGATTCGTGCTCGCCTCCAAGAAAAGCTGTCACCTCCTTATAGCTCCCCCCAGGAGTTTGCCCAAGATGTGGGCCGCATGTTCAAACAGTTCAACAAGCTGACTGAG GACAAGGCGGATGTTCAGTCCATCATCGGCCTGCAGCGCTTCTTTGAGACACGCATGAACGATGCCTTTGGTGACACCAAGTTTTCTGCTGTGCTGGTAGAACCACCACCACTGAACCTTCCCAACGCTGGCCTAAGTTCTCAGGAGCTGTCTGGCCCTGGTGATGGCCCCTGA
- the Zbtb45 gene encoding zinc finger and BTB domain-containing protein 45 codes for MAATEAVHHIHLQNFSRSLLETLNGQRLGGHFCDVTVRIREASLRAHRCVLAAGSPFFQDKLLLGHSEIRVPPVVPAQTVRQLVEFLYSGSLVVAQGEALQVLTAASVLRIQTVIDECTQIIARARVPNTPAPAPLPPPPVPPPLAPAQLRHRLRHLLAARPPGHPNAAHSRKQRQPARLQLPAPSAPIKAEGPDAEPALTAAPEDRGEEDEDEETDEETDAEEGEGGGGSGAGGPGEGQAPPAFPDCAGGFLTAAADSAREDPPASTSITDYSGAGREFLRGTGVTEDVFPDSYVSAWHEEGSGGPEGCPVETSAPPDCALAGPRPTGVKTPGPPVALFPFHLGAPGPPAPTPPTPSGPAPAPPPTFYPTLQPDAAPSAQLAETQALPAAPAAQATAISGTPVRAPGASSAEQPAYECSHCRKTFSSRKNYTKHMFIHSGEKPHQCAVCWRSFSLRDYLLKHMVTHTGVRAFQCAVCAKRFTQKSSLNVHMRTHRPERAPCPACGKVFSHRALLERHLAAHPAP; via the exons ATGGCGGCCACAGAGGCCGTGCACCACATCCACCTACAGAACTTTTCACGCTCACTACTAGAGACTCTCAATGGGCAGAGACTAGGCGGTCACTTCTGCGATGTGACCGTGCGTATCCGTGAGGCTTCTCTGCGTGCTCATCGCTGTGTGCTGGCTGCGGGCTCACCCTTCTTTCAGGATAAGTTGCTGCTTGGCCATTCGGAGATTCGTGTGCCACCAGTGGTGCCTGCGCAAACCGTGCGCCAGCTGGTTGAGTTCTTGTACAGCGGCTCGTTGGTGGTGGCACAGGGCGAAGCCCTGCAGGTACTCACTGCAGCATCGGTGCTTCGCATCCAGACCGTCATTGACGAGTGCACACAGATCATCGCTCGTGCCCGTGTCCCCAACACCCCGGCGCCTGCgcctctgccaccaccacctgtgCCCCCTCCACTCGCACCCGCGCAGCTGCGCCACCGTCTGCGCCACTTGCTGGCCGCCCGCCCCCCAGGCCATCCCAACGCTGCGCACAGCCGCAAGCAGCGCCAGCCGGCGCGTCTTCAGCTACCTGCACCCTCAGCACCCATCAAGGCCGAGGGGCCTGATGCAGAGCCGGCGCTGACTGCGGCCCCTGAAGATAGAGGTGAAGAGGATGAAGACGAGGAGACGGATGAAGAAACCGACGCTGAAGAAGGTGAAGGCGGCGGCGGTAGTGGCGCCGGTGGCCCAGGTGAGGGCCAggctcctcctgccttccccGACTGTGCAGGGGGCTTCCTCACCGCTGCAGCTGACAGCGCGCGAGAGGATCCTCCTGCATCCACTAGCATCACTGATTATAGTGGTGCCGGGAGAGAGTTCCTTCGGGGTACTGGGGTCACTGAAGATGTGTTCCCAGATAGTTATGTGTCTGCTTGGCATGAGGAAGGCAGCGGAGGTCCAGAAGGTTGTCCGGTGGAAACGTCTGCTCCACCTGACTGTGCCCTGGCTGGGCCTCGCCCAACCGGTGTGAAGACCCCTGGTCCCCCCGTGGCTCTCTTTCCCTTTCACTTGGGTGCTCCGGGTCCCCCAGCGCCAACACCTCCTACTCCATCTGGGCCAGCCCCTGCACCCCCGCCCACCTTCTACCCCACCCTCCAGCCAGATGCAGCCCCCAGTGCTCAGCTGGCAGAAACGCAGGCTttgcctgctgctcctgctgctcaggCTACAGCCATCTCAGGCACTCCTGTGCGCGCCCCTGGTGCCTCAAGTGCTGAGCAACCGGCCTATGAGTGTAGCCACTGCCGCAAGACGTTCAGCTCGCGGAAAAACTACACCAAGCACATGTTCATCCACTCTG GAGAGAAGCCACATCAGTGTGCTGTGTGTTGGCGATCCTTCTCTCTACGAGACTACCTGCTCAAACATATGGTCACACACACTGGTGTGCGAGCCTTCCAATGTGCAGTGTGTGCCAAGCGCTTCACTCAGAAGAGCTCACTCAACGTGCACATGCGTACACATAGGCCTGAACGAGCACCCTGCCCGGCCTGTGGCAAAGTTTTCTCACACCGAGCACTGCTGGAGAGACACCTGGCAGCTCACCCTGCACCTTGA
- the Slc27a5 gene encoding long-chain fatty acid transport protein 5: MGVWKKLTFLLLLLLLLVGLGQPIWPAATALALRWFLGDPMCFVLLGLALLGRPWIGSWMPHWLSLTGTALTLFLLPPQPPPGLRWLHKDVAFAFKMVFYGLKLRRCLNKHPPETFVDALERQAQARPDRAALVYTGAEGCSITNSQLDARSCQAAWALKARLKDATVQEARDAAAILVLPSKTISALSVFLGLAKLGCPVAWINPHSRGMPLLHSVRISGASVLIVDPDLQESLEEILPKLLAENIHCFYLGHSSPTPGVEALEAALDAAPSDPVPANLRAKITWKSPAMFIYTSGTTGLPKPAILSHERVIQVSSMLSFCGCTPDDVIYDVLPLYHTIGLVLGVLGCLQLGATCVLAPKFSASRFWSDCRQHGVTVILYVGEILRYLCNRPEQPEDKIHTVHLAMGNGLRADVWENFQQRFGPIRIWEFYGSTEGNLGLMNYVGHCGAVGKTSCLLQMLIPTELVQFDIETAAPVRDRQGFCIPVEPGKPGLLLTKIRNNQPFLGYRGSQDETKRKLVANVRHVGDLYYNTGDVLSLDQEGFFYFRDRLGDTFRWKGENVSTGEVESVLSSLDFLEDVNVYGVPVPGCEGKVGMAAVKLAPGKTFDGQKLYQHVRAWLPAYATPHFIRIQDSLEVTNTYKLVKSQLVREGFDVGVIADPLYILDNKAQTFRSLMPDVYKAVCEGTWKL; this comes from the exons ATGGGTGTTTGGAAGAAACTAACCTTCCTACTGCTGTTGCTGCTTTTGCTGGTTGGCTTGGGGCAACCCATATGGCCAGCAGCTACGGCTCTGGCCCTACGTTGGTTCCTGGGAGACCCCATGTGCTTTGTGCTGCTTGGCTTGGCCTTGCTGGGCAGACCCTGGATCGGCTCCTGGATGCCCCACTGGCTGAGCCTGACAGGAACAGCTCTTACATTATTCTTATTACCTCCACAGCCACCTCCAGGGCTACGCTGGCTGCACAAAGATGTGGCCTTCGCCTTCAAAATGGTTTTCTATGGCCTGAAGCTCAGGCGATGCCTTAACAAACATCCTCCAGAGACCTTTGTGGATGCTTTAGAGCGGCAAGCGCAGGCACGGCCTGACCGGGCTGCCTTGGTGTATACTGGGGCCGAGGGCTGCTCAATCACAAATAGCCAGCTGGATGCCAGGTCCTGTCAGGCAGCATGGGCTCTGAAAGCAAGGCTGAAGGATGCCACAGTCCAGGAGGCAAGAGATGCTGCTGCTATCTTAGTACTTCCGTCCAAGACCATTTCGGCTTTGAGTGTGTTTCTGGGGCTTGCCAAGTTGGGCTGCCCTGTGGCCTGGATCAACCCACACAGCCGAGGGATGCCCTTGCTACACTCTGTGCGGATCTCTGGGGCCAGTGTGCTGATTGTAGATCCAG ACCTCCAGGAGAGCCTGGAAGAAATCCTTCCCAAGCTGCTAGCTGAGAACATCCACTGCTTCTACCTTGGCCACAGCTCACCTACTCCAGGTGTAGAGGCTCTGGAAGCTGCCCTGGATGCTGCGCCTTCTGACCCAGTGCCTGCCAACCTTCGAGCTAAGATTACGTGGAAATCCCCTGCCATGTTCATCTATACTTCAGGGACCACTG GACTTCCGAAGCCAGCTATCCTGTCACATGAGCGGGTCATACAAGTGAGCAGCATGTTGTCCTTCTGTGGGTGCACACCTGATGATGTGATCTATGATGTCCTGCCTCTGTACCACACAATAGGGCTTGTCCTTGGAGTCCTTGGATGCTTACAACTTG GAGCCACCTGTGTCCTGGCCCCCAAGTTCTCTGCCTCCCGATTCTGGTCTGACTGCCGTCAGCATGGTGTGACAGTCATCCTGTATGTGGGTGAAATCCTGCGATACTTGTGTAATCGTCCTGAG CAACCAGAAGACAAGATACACACAGTGCACTTGGCAATGGGCAATGGACTTCGGGCGGATGTGTGGGAAAACTTCCAGCAACGCTTTGGTCCCATTCGGATCTGGGAATTCTACGGCTCCACAGAGGGCAACCTGGGCTTAATGAACTATGTGGGGCACTGTGGGGCTGTGGGCAAGACCAGCTGCCTCCTTCAA ATGCTGATTCCCACTGAGCTGGTACAGTTTGACATAGAGACGGCAGCGCCTGTGAGGGACAGACAGGGCTTTTGCATCCCTGTGGAGCCAG GAAAGCCGGGACTTCTTTTGACCAAGATTCGAAATAACCAACCCTTCCTGGGCTACCGTGGTTCCCAGGATGAGACCAAGCGGAAACTGGTTGCAAACGTACGGCACGTAGGAGACCTGTACTACAACACTGGGGACGTGCTGTCCTTGGACCAGGAAGGCTTCTTCTACTTCCGAGACCGCCTTGGTGACACCTTCCG GTGGAAAGGCGAAAATGTATccactggagaggtggagagtgTGTTGTCTAGCCTAGACTTCCTAGAGGACGTCAATGTCTATGGTGTGCCTGTGCCAG GGTGTGAGGGTAAGGTTGGCATGGCTGCTGTGAAGCTGGCTCCTGGGAAGACTTTTGATGGGCAGAAGCTATACCAGCACGTCCGCGCCTGGCTCCCTGCCTATGCCACACCTCATTTCATCCGTATCCAG GACTCCCTGGAGGTCACAAACACCTACAAGCTAGTGAAGTCACAACTGGTGCGTGAGGGTTTTGATGTGGGGGTCATTGCTGACCCACTCTACATACTGGACAACAAGGCCCAGACCTTCCGGAGTCTGATGCCAGACGTGTACAAGGCTGTGTGTGAAGGAACCTGGAAGCTCTGA